ttgccaacattttcttgagaaggttttttttttttttttttctttttggatttttgaggtagggcctcactctagctcagactgacctggaattcactatggagtctcagggtggccttgaactcacggcaatcctcctacctctgcctcctgagtgctgggattaaaggcatgcaccaccatgcccagctcattttgttgagaatttttgcatctatgttcatgagggagatttgcctgtaatttttttttttttttctattttggcttgttttggtatcagggtgatgctggctttgtagaaggattTGTATAAGGAAGTaggattctttccttttctattttatggacaaATTTGAaaagcactggtgttagttctttcatgaagatctggcaaaattcaccagtgaatctactGGGTCTGGACTTATTTTtgtagggagatttttttttttaaatgactgtttagatctccatacttgttataggtctgtttaagtagttaatctcatcttgatttaattttgataggtcatataaatcaaggaaatcatccatttctttcagactttcaaacttagtggagcatATGTTCTCCTAGTATGActgtatgattttttaaaatattttttcttttataaaagataaagtttaggagctggagagattgcttagtggttaagatgttttcctatgaagcccaagaaccctggttcaattcctcaggacccacataagccagatgcacaaggggcacatgcatctggagtttgtttgcagtggctacaagacctggtgtgctcactctctctctctctctctctctgcttgcaaataaaatgaattaaaaatcctaaaatatattttttagcccGTGCAGTGCTGCCAACGCCCCGGTGGAGAAGCCGAGGTCAACATCAGCTTGGAAATATTTAAAGTCGATACAGAACTATTTCTGCCATGCAGACAATTGAGTGTGTTGTTGTGGGTGATGGTGCTGTTGGTAAAACATGTCTCCTGATATCCTACACAACAAACAAATTTGTATCCGAATATGTACCAACTGTTTTTGACAACTATGCAGTTACAGTTATGATTGGTGGAGAGCCATACACTCTTGGACTTTTTGATACTGCAGGGCAAGAGGATTATGACAGACTACGACCGCTAAGTTATCCACAAACAGATGTATTTGTAGTCTGTTTTTCAGTGGTCTCTCCGTCATcatttgaaaatgtgaaagaaaagtgGGTTCCTGAGATAACTCACCACTGTCCAAAGACTCCATTTTTGCTTGTTGGGACCCAGATTGATCTCAGAGATGATCCCTCCACTATTGAGAAACTTGCCAAGAACAAACAGAAGCCTATCACTCCAGAGACTGCTGAAAAGTTGGACCGTGATCTGAAGGCtgtcaagtatgtggagtgttctGCTCTTATACAGAAAGGCCTAAAGAATGTGTTTGATGAAGCAATATTGGCTGCCCTGGAGCCTCCAGAACAGAAGAAGAGCTGCAGGTGTGTGCTGCTGTGAacatctctccagagccctttcTGCACAGCTGGTTACCATCATACTAAAAGCAATGTTTAAATCAAactaaagattaaaaattaaaattcgtTTCTGCAATAATGACAAATGCCCTGCACCTACCcacatgcacttgtgtgagaCAAGGCCCATTGATGTATTAAACAAAAcccttcacaaaaaaaaaaaaattaaaaaagatatagttttaaacgttttatttatctaatttatttattcaagacagagagagggagagagagagagaggtagagagagtgagaatgggcatgccacggcctgcagccactcaaacaaactcgagatgcatgtacaaccacatacctctggcttatatgggacctggagaattgaacctgggtccatctAATgattccctcttaggactgccatcattgtgtcccacaaggcAAACCTTAacaatcaggaaaattgaagtaattccttatactctatctgttcacaatgggattaatctataaatcaacagcaagaaaagctacaaagcatacacaaaatcatgaaaactaaacaatagacTACTGAATGAtggatgggtcaatgaagaaatcaagacagaaataaaaaaaaaaatcacagaatcaaatgataatgagaacacaacataccaaaacctttgggacacaatgaaggcagtcctaagaaaaatttatagctttaagtgcctatattaagaaattagaaaactcacaagtaaacaacttaatgctccaccttaaggccttggaaaaagaagaacaagggaaacaaaaaatcattagatggaaagatataataaagattatggcagaaattaatgaaatagaaccccccccccaaaattcaaagaatcaatgaaaaaaagagttggttctttgaaaggataaacaaaatcgataaacccttagcaaatctgctcaaaagaaagaagagacacaaattaataaaattagatatgaaaaaggtaccatcacaacagataccagagaaattaaaaaaatgatagggtgggctggagggatggcttagcagttaagttgtttgcctgcaaaccaaaggacccaggttcaattccccaggacgcacgttagcctaatgcacacggtgacacaagcatctggaattcgtttgcagtggatggagaccctggcctgcccattttctttctctcccactttctgtctgtcaaataaataaataaaaatatttaaggaaagggctggagtgatggcttagaggttaacatgtattcctgtgaagcctaaggacccagcaatacatggaacattctctaatgatctattttagagaatgttccatgtgttgctgataTCTgtaaggtccatttgttctatgacttcatttaatctagatgcttctttgtttttttctgggatgccctgtcaattgatgagagtgggatgttaaagtcacacactacaactatgtttggtgttatctgtgactataattctaatagtgtttgatgaaattaggagTCCGCATGTTAggtgtaatgtcctcctgttggagtgttcctttaattaatattaaatgaccttcttcatctttcctcaataatgttgatttgaagtctgtcctgtcagatattaggataacaaaacctgcttgtttcctaggtccatttgcttgaaatatcattttacctcctttcaccctaatatagtgcctgtcttttatggagaagtaagtttcttggagacaacaaacagaggattccaccttttagtcCAATCTGCACCATTCCTTCCTTTTGTAGGAAGGATCTATAAAAGTGACTGGGGTAGAGTTTtcctagcattcatgaggccccccaataatgacagaagaaaaagataatggcCCTATGAATctggaaacatcaaaggcaacaatagtccacccaaaatacagcttatttgagaatggtaaagcaaCAAGAATATAAAactcataacctgccctgaccaGGAAAGAgtttagcacttccagtgcaaggCTATGTACCTGCCTTTGCATAAGTAGgttcctgttaccttttgggatggcttccaatctcaccaatgctgggtttccacctcgatccctctctgttgcattgtggatctggtgttctgatctgctgtgctggatgctgtgcagCCAttggtgaatgagttctctggaggttcaCAGCCTTGATGCTTGGGGGATGTGAAGCTGTGCAAGAtgtctggagttgtactggagctggTCTCATTTGTGTTCTCCAGCAGCTGCTCgactggtccctgctgtcttcccccttcaggtttcttgactttgtgaggaggctgatgtgagtggaaaatcccttcacctggttttagctcctgcagctctgtgctggGTGGGTTGGCTGGCATGGACCTTGGCAACTGGAGCCTCAccaggattctggctggtttcctcctttctggaagatattagtctttcctacttctctgttgtgtTTGATAATAGCatacaccttcattttttttttggtagaagagtgtattttgatgtttttctgcttttttcccctccctaGACTGCATCATTCCTTTGGTATGTTTATACTATGCTGCCATTTTACCCagaagcaccactttgtgcacctggctttatgtgggtagtagggaatcgaaccccactgtcaggctttgcaagcaagctcctttagaacccctaaaccacctctccagccccgaacacataactttttcttttccttcatggaATGTAGGATggaattctagcccaggctgacctgtaattcattctgtagtcccaggctagcctttaaATCACAGTAATCCACCTGCCTTCCaggttctgagattaaaggtgtatgacagtgaaagattttattatagagcttaagagaaggaaagaaatcagaATTCCTGTATAGCAGGAAGGATCCCCAGAAATGGGCTACCattaaaggaaaaagtaaagcATAAAGCTATTCAGTTGGAAGGAGTCCTAAGCAGGTAACCATATGGTGATTCAGATtgggatttctttctttattagtttacttttatttatttattagagagagagagagagagagagagagagaggaagagggagagatagagggggggggggagatgggcatgctagagccacTGCAATCTCCAGATAAATGctccaccttatacatctggcatacatagatcctggggaattgaacctgggtcctttggttttgcaggcaagtcctgtaactactaagccatctctcttaccCCCACCCCTTTTAAATTGGGATTTCTTACAGGAATTACGCCTTACTTGATGGGAGTGGGGGCATGGTGAACTTGTCAGCCCTGTTCCAATGCCAAGTGACCAGGCATCTTGTAGTCTTGGTCACATCCTCACATCTAGTTTCTAGGGAAGGGAGATCCCCTTTAgggaaaaagataagaaaaaaactgGATTCCCCCTACAGGCTCAAGAATATTTTCTGCTTTtagccaagaggaaaaaaaaaaagttcactttcAGGGTCCTGCTAACCTTAACTGCCTGGCCAGTTTCCATCTCCTGTTCTTTATCACAGTGTTTAAGAAATCACTTGGCAAGATAGCATCCTTTAAAGTAGAATTATTAATGTTGGCTTGTGTACACATGGAGGAAGATGTGGTAAATTCCTCTGTCTAATTTCCTTCagaaagagtctctcactgagtctGGCGTTCCAGAGAGCCCCAGTGACTCTTGTCTCCAAGCCCCTCAGCACTGAAGTTACAGTcttggccacacctggcttttacatgggtgctggggattatactcaggtcctcatgcttgtacagcatgCACTTTTACCCATTAAACCACTTCTACAGGTCCTACACCTCTCCTATTCTGATGTAAAAGGTATGAATGAGTTCACCCCTTTCCAGTCTCTTCCCCACTACTGttaagtgagactctgtctcagaaaaccaaactaaaacaCCCCCCCCACAGCAAACCCCCTCCAACAAAATAAcccataaaacaaagcaaaagttgCCACTCAAACAGTGATTCCCATGGAAACCAAAGGActaaggggaaacaaacaaaataaaagaggaagaggcagccaCTGCTGGCCTCTTAAACTTAcactataaattatatatatatttgaaattcttTTCACTTTTGGTCATGAAGGGAAGAGCTTTGTGTATAACTACTTGAAAGGAATAACTTGACACATTTCCTCACATCCAAATTTCATAAGAATCTTCTGTTCTTTGAAAAGTGAGTAAATAAAAGACAGTGAGACATCCCCACCTGGTGGTAGAAAATACTAGATTACCAAGGAGAAGGGACTTAATGATGAGCCTGCAATGCAGGCTGTTAAGTAGTTGCAAAAGAAAGAGACTGCAGAGAGGTAACATTTAGGAGCCATTCCTAGGAAAGTGGAGCTATGGCACATTTAAAAGCCCGTGTTTCTTCTAACTGTAAATTTTTCTAAGATTTGAACTTCATCTTTTTGTTAaaacaatgtgtgtgtatgttttcaatctttttaaattttggagagagggagacagagagaatgggtactccaggacttccagtcactgcaaaagaacttcagatgcatgtgctaccttgtgcatttggctttatgtggcttactggggaatcaaacctgggtccttagaattcacaggcaagtgctgtaactgctaagacatctctctagccatatgtatgtatgtatatatatatatgtgtgtgtgtatatatatacatatatataattttttttttgaggtaggatctcactttagcccaggctgacctggaattcactatgtagttccaggctggccttgcactcacatcaatcttcctacttctgcctcttaaatgctgggattaaaggtgtacaccaccatttttgtcccccctcttttttatttaaggGGTTGGGAATTTAGCTCAGTGAATGAGCACTTACGTAGTAAGTGCAAGGTCTGGGCTTTGGTCCTTAGCActcaaaaatcacaaaataaataaaatttccccaTGAATAGAAAGATTCATTCATGTGAAGATATGCTTCGATAATACAAGTATACAAATAGATTTTAAAGGGGGAAAACTTTActttatttccccccccccctttgtttttttgaggtagagtctcactctagcccaggctgacctggaattcactatgtagcctcaggctggccttgaactcatggcaatcctcttgtccatgtctcctaaatgctgggattaaaggtatacaccatcatgctcagcctcttttttttttcttagatttttttttttagttttttaaaaaaatttatttaattaatttatttacttgagagcgacagacacagagagaaagacagagggagagagagagagaatgggcgtgccagggcttccagcctctgcaaacgaactccagatgcgtgcgcccccttgtacatctggctaacgtgggacctggggaaccgagcctcgaaccggggtccttaggcttcacaggcaagcgcttaactgctaagccatctctccaaccctgagcctcttttttaatttattgatgtttttataacaaggttgcacacatagaccccTTCTTCCCCTCTCCAAATCCACTGCAGAtctt
Above is a window of Jaculus jaculus isolate mJacJac1 chromosome 8, mJacJac1.mat.Y.cur, whole genome shotgun sequence DNA encoding:
- the LOC101610410 gene encoding cell division control protein 42 homolog — translated: MQTIECVVVGDGAVGKTCLLISYTTNKFVSEYVPTVFDNYAVTVMIGGEPYTLGLFDTAGQEDYDRLRPLSYPQTDVFVVCFSVVSPSSFENVKEKWVPEITHHCPKTPFLLVGTQIDLRDDPSTIEKLAKNKQKPITPETAEKLDRDLKAVKYVECSALIQKGLKNVFDEAILAALEPPEQKKSCRCVLL